TCTATTTGCAAGAGGCTTTAACAGGTGATGTAATGCACCTGCTTTATTATTAGTAGTGACTAACAATGATGTTCTATCATTACCACTGGATGGAACCTCGTTCTTACCAACAACAATAAAGCGCGTTGTATTATTAGGTTCATCTTCAATTTCTGTACATAAAATGGGAACTTCATATAACTCAGATGCCATAACACCCGCTATGGCTGCTGCGCCTTTTTCATTCTTCGCAATACGCACTGCTTCAGCATTACTACGAACAGCATAATGTTCTGCATTAGGTAAATTTGCATCCAGCCAACGCCTGCATTGAGCAAGTGACTGCTGATGAGAATATACTTTGGTAATATTATTTATATCGACTTCTGTACTAATTAAATTATGCTGTATACGTAAATCAACCTCTCCACATATTTTTAATGAAGAATTGATCAGCAAATCCAGCGTATGCGCAATTACACCTTCTGTAGAATTTTCGATTGGAGCAACACCAAAATGCGACTCGCCTGTTTCTACAGCACGAAAAATCTCTTCGATATTATCAACTGGATATTGATCTATTGATGCACCAAAATGCTTGCTGGATGCCGCATGATTATAAGTACCCGCTGGTCCCAGAAAGGCAACTTTAATAGGCTTCTCTAATGCAAGACAAGATGACATGATTTCACGAAATAAATGCGCCATTGCATTAGAGCCCAATGGTCCTTTATTTCGTTTTTTAATTTCTGTCAGCACCTGTGCTTCACGCTCAGGGCGATAAAAATGCTCCGTTTCACCGGCATTAATTTTTATTTCAGCAACTTCCTGAGCACATTCTGCCCGCTGATTAATTAACGTTTGTATTTGCTTATCAATCGCATCGATTCTATCTCTTATGCCTGATAATTTTTCTTGTTCATTCATTCGGTATGCCAGTTAATGTGACAGAGGCTCAGAATCTACAGAGGCTATCCTCCATGATCTCTGGTCTCTATTACAAATATTTTAAATCAATCTAACAGACAAAACACCATCAATAGCTGCGATCTTATCGATAGTTGTGTCATCCGGTTTACTCTCTACATCAATCAATGTGTACGCAAGTTCATTACGTGACTCATTTGCCATGTGTAATATATTCACACCAGATTCACCTAATTGGTGTGAAATCTTACCTAACATATCAGGGCTATTAGAATTAGATATTGCAAGCCTGTTTTCACCCTGTCTTCCCAGTTTAATATTTGGGAAATTTACGGAATTTTTAATATTACCGTTATTTAAAAAATCTTTTAACTGATCTGCAATCATTACAGCGCAGTTATCTTCTGCTTCACCTGTTGATGCACCTAAATGCGGTAAAGTAAATACACCTTCATGACCTTTAACTTCGTTAGAAGGAAAATCATTTACATAAGCATGTATTTTTCCAGCCTTAATAGCTGCTAGTACTGCGCTATCATCAACAATACCTTCTCGAGCAAAGTTAAGTATTACAGAACCATCTTTCATTGTAGCCAGGCTTTCCGTATTTAGGAGATTACGAGTTGCATCAATTAGTGGCACATGAAAACTTACAAAGTCAGCTTCACGAAATAATTCATCTGCACTATCCATCTGTTTAACATTGGACGATAACTGCCAGGCTGACTGAACTGTAATGCCGGGGTCAAACCCAATTACATTCATACCTAATGAATCAGCCGCATTTGCAACCTGTGCACCAATTGCACCCAGCCCAATAACGCCTAAAGTTTTTCCTGGAAGCTCAAAACCTGCAAATTTTTTCTTCCCTGCTTCTACCGCTTTTGTAACGTCTTCATCTGAACCACTCAGCTCAGTTGTGTAACTCCAGGCCGGAATCAGGTTACGACAAGCCATTAACATACCCGCAATAACTAATTCTTTTACTGCATTTGCATTTGCTCCGGGTGCATTAAAAACTACAACACCGCGCTCAGACATCGCATCAACAGGAATATTATTTACACCAGCACCAGCACGACCAATTGCCTTAACTGAACTCGCAACAGGAACATCATGCATTTTAAATGAACGCAACATGATTGCATCGGGTTCATTTACTTCTTCACCCACCTGATATCCTTCAGCTGTTAGTTTATCCAAACCAAGGGGGGAGATTGCATTGTAGGTTTTGACATTAAACATTTTAGATCCTATATGTAAATTACGGTTTATCTTCATTTCTAGTAGTTGTTCAGATTGCCCTTGCATGATTTCATATCAAGGTGATAAATGTGGGTTTACAAATGTAAATGTCCATTTATCAACGAAGATATGGAACCATGCAAGAATAAGCGGGTTAGCTACGTTTAAGCGTTATTTTTTTCAAAGTCCTTCATGAACTCTACCAGAGCATCAACACCTGCTTCTGGCATAGCGTTATAAATACTTGCACGCATACCGCCAACTGATCGATGTCCTTTTAATGTGGTTAATCCGACTTTTTCTGCACCTTCAAGGAAAGCACCATCGAGAGCCGAGTCACCTAGAATAAAAGGTACATTCATCAATGAACGACAGTCCACATCAACTGGATTTGAATAAAAACTAGACTCATCAATTGCAGAATATAATTTACCTGCTTTACGACGATTGGTTTCTTCAAGAACTTTAATTCCACCGTTTTCTTTAATGCGATTAAAGACTAAACCGGCAATATACCAACTGTAAGTCGCAGGGGTGTTATACATAGAATCATTATCCGCCATGATTTTATAATCTAACATTGCAGGCATGCCATCTATGCAATTACCAATTAAATCATCACGCACGATAACAATGGTTAAACCTGCACAACCGATATTCTTCTGAGCGCCCGCATAGATAATACCGAACTTACTTACATCAATTTCCTTAGACATAATAGTTGATGACATATCGGCAACTAATGGCACATCAGTTTCTGGAAGAAATGGAAACTCAACACCAACAATTGTCTCGTTTGGAGTGTAATGCAGATAAGCTGCATCTTTACTTAAGTTCCATTCTGATTGCTCCGGTACTGTTGTAAATTTTGAATCTTCTGAAGATGCTGCAACATTAATGTCACCATAACGCTTAGCTTCAGCAATGGCTTTCTTAGACCACTGCCCCGTTAAAATATAATCTGCTTTACGGTTTGAACCCATTAAATTAATAGGTACTGCTGCAAACTGTGTGCTTGCTCCACCCTGCATAAACAACACTTTATAGTTTGCTGGAATGTTCATTATTTCACGCAAATCCGCTTCCGCTTTTTCTGCGATCGACATATAAGCTTTACCTCGGTGAGACATTTCCATAACCGACATGCCTGTACCCTGCCAGTCCAGCATTTCTTCCTGTGCCTGTTTTAATACTTCATCTGCAATACATGCAGGACCTGCGCTAAAATTATAAACTCGGCTCATTGCCTTTCTCACCTTAACTATTTTAAATTTGTTGAATTACGCATTTCTAAACTAACTTTTCAGGAAGTCATTTATACATAATGAGTATGCCTGCACCCCAATCGCGACCTAAAGATCACTCCTATTGAAAATTATTCATAACAACAGGAACAAAATCTTTAACTCGACACTGAGTTATTCGGCTGTTTCTTCATCTACTACAAGGGGAGTTTCTTCATCTGGTAAAACTTCAATACGCTCTAACTCTACTAATTTTTCATTTTCAGAAAGTCGTATTAAACGCACACCCTGAGTATTTCTACCCATAATCCTGACTTCATTAACACTGGTTCTTATTAATGTTCCCCCATCAGAGATCATCATAAACTCATCAGTTTCACTTACCTGAACAGCACCAACAACATGACCATTTCGATCTGAAGTTTGAATTGAGATAACACCCTGACCACCACGCCCCTTACAGGAATACTCAGTAGTCACTGTGCGTTTACCATAACCTTTTTCTGTCGCTGTCAATATAGACGCTTCTTCATCAACAACAATTAAACTAATTAACTTCTCACCGTCTTTCATTCGTATACCACGAACACCGGCAGCTGTTCTGCCCATAGCACGAACATTTGTTTCATTGAAACGAATAGCTTTACCCGAACTTGCCATTAACATGATGTCTTTTGTGCCATCGGTTAACGCTACATCTACGAGTAAATTATCTTCACGCAAATCAAG
This genomic window from endosymbiont of Galathealinum brachiosum contains:
- a CDS encoding prephenate dehydratase, whose product is MAYRMNEQEKLSGIRDRIDAIDKQIQTLINQRAECAQEVAEIKINAGETEHFYRPEREAQVLTEIKKRNKGPLGSNAMAHLFREIMSSCLALEKPIKVAFLGPAGTYNHAASSKHFGASIDQYPVDNIEEIFRAVETGESHFGVAPIENSTEGVIAHTLDLLINSSLKICGEVDLRIQHNLISTEVDINNITKVYSHQQSLAQCRRWLDANLPNAEHYAVRSNAEAVRIAKNEKGAAAIAGVMASELYEVPILCTEIEDEPNNTTRFIVVGKNEVPSSGNDRTSLLVTTNNKAGALHHLLKPLANRGIGMSKIESRPSRQGVWEYVFFIDIEGHKDDEPLAEALSEIEHESAMVRILGSYPKAVLK
- a CDS encoding 3-phosphoglycerate dehydrogenase, with amino-acid sequence MFNVKTYNAISPLGLDKLTAEGYQVGEEVNEPDAIMLRSFKMHDVPVASSVKAIGRAGAGVNNIPVDAMSERGVVVFNAPGANANAVKELVIAGMLMACRNLIPAWSYTTELSGSDEDVTKAVEAGKKKFAGFELPGKTLGVIGLGAIGAQVANAADSLGMNVIGFDPGITVQSAWQLSSNVKQMDSADELFREADFVSFHVPLIDATRNLLNTESLATMKDGSVILNFAREGIVDDSAVLAAIKAGKIHAYVNDFPSNEVKGHEGVFTLPHLGASTGEAEDNCAVMIADQLKDFLNNGNIKNSVNFPNIKLGRQGENRLAISNSNSPDMLGKISHQLGESGVNILHMANESRNELAYTLIDVESKPDDTTIDKIAAIDGVLSVRLI
- a CDS encoding 3-phosphoserine/phosphohydroxythreonine transaminase, with translation MSRVYNFSAGPACIADEVLKQAQEEMLDWQGTGMSVMEMSHRGKAYMSIAEKAEADLREIMNIPANYKVLFMQGGASTQFAAVPINLMGSNRKADYILTGQWSKKAIAEAKRYGDINVAASSEDSKFTTVPEQSEWNLSKDAAYLHYTPNETIVGVEFPFLPETDVPLVADMSSTIMSKEIDVSKFGIIYAGAQKNIGCAGLTIVIVRDDLIGNCIDGMPAMLDYKIMADNDSMYNTPATYSWYIAGLVFNRIKENGGIKVLEETNRRKAGKLYSAIDESSFYSNPVDVDCRSLMNVPFILGDSALDGAFLEGAEKVGLTTLKGHRSVGGMRASIYNAMPEAGVDALVEFMKDFEKNNA